The Rhododendron vialii isolate Sample 1 chromosome 1a, ASM3025357v1 region TGGAAACCTGCGCTTCTCGTACAAATGGGCcagctctctctcctccttggGCTTCGGCTTCAGCGTCCACCAACCCAACGGAGACGTCTCGTTGTACAGCCACACAACCCCGAACAGCGTGTAAGTGCATAGCAGAGCTTTTCCCACTTGCTTCCAGAAGTAGTGGTCTTCCTTTCCCAGCCCTATCTTCTTCAAGTACTTCTCCGCACTAAACGGTTTAGCCATTGAAAGCCCTGCAAAAGAGTAGAGCCTTGGAGTACATTGATTGTTCTTCTTTGAGACATTTCGTCGAACAGTTTACAGGCAATATTGGTAAATTAAAATAGCAGCGCATAGGTTACCGCATATAATAGGACCCAAATCATTGATTAGATTTTCGTGATGATTGGGTAAAGACTGGTAATTTGACCTTCATTAATTGATTGATTTTCCGAACCCAAAAGCCCGGAACCTTGAAATGCATCGAGTATGATAAAAGGAGATGAGGATTTACGATCTTACCCGTCTTCGCGTCGAAAAATTGTTTGCGAACCATTGATAGTGTGAGGGTGAGATAGCAGGAGGGGGATGAACGTTCGATGAACTGCAGTGAGTCTGGTATCAGTGCTGAATATTATTCGTACTAGGGAAAACGAAGGCCCATGCGGTAgtactaatttttcttttgaggGTGTT contains the following coding sequences:
- the LOC131317002 gene encoding uncharacterized protein LOC131317002; the protein is MVRKQFFDAKTGLSMAKPFSAEKYLKKIGLGKEDHYFWKQVGKALLCTYTLFGVVWLYNETSPLGWWTLKPKPKEERELAHLYEKRRFPYPGDEEAMKEFVEKGGMIGTTIGPKGIIEFDKDAANYQKELQDKKFEQEALKLWMRMRNEVVSELQEKGFDVE